One window from the genome of Malus domestica chromosome 01, GDT2T_hap1 encodes:
- the LOC103417894 gene encoding 18.1 kDa class I heat shock protein-like, with protein MALSLFGGRRSNVFDPFSLDIWDPFEGFGALANVPSSARETTAIANTRIDWKETPEAHIFKADLPGIKKEEVKVEVEDGRVLQISGERSREQEEKNDKWHRVERSSGKFMRRFRLPENAKLDQVKAAMENGVLTVTVPKEEEKKPEVKAIDISG; from the coding sequence ATGGCTCTCAGTCTCTTTGGCGGACGACGAAGCAACGTCTTCGACCCCTTCTCTCTGGACATCTGGGACCCTTTCGAGGGCTTCGGCGCTCTGGCCAACGTCCCCTCCTCCGCCCGTGAAACCACCGCCATCGCCAACACTCGCATCGACTGGAAGGAGACCCCGGAGGCCCACATCTTCAAGGCGGACCTCCCTGGGATAAAAAAGGAGGAGGTGAAAGTGGAGGTGGAGGATGGGAGGGTCCTGCAGATCAGCGGCGAGAGGAGCCGGGAGCAGGAGGAGAAGAACGACAAGTGGCACAGGGTGGAGAGGAGCAGTGGCAAGTTTATGAGGAGGTTCAGGCTGCCGGAGAACGCGAAACTTGATCAGGTGAAGGCGGCGATGGAGAATGGGGTGCTGACTGTGACTGTGCCgaaagaggaggagaagaagccTGAGGTCAAGGCCATAGACATTTCCGGTTAA
- the LOC103420063 gene encoding 18.1 kDa class I heat shock protein-like, whose product MALSLFGGRRSNVFDPFSLDIWDPFEGFGALANIPSSARETTAIANTRIDWKETPEAHIFKADLPGIKKEEVKVEVEDGRVLQISGERSREQEEKNDKWHRVERSSGRFMRRFRLPENAKLDQVKAAIENGVLTVTVPKEEEKKPEVKAIDISG is encoded by the coding sequence ATGGCTCTCAGTCTCTTTGGCGGACGACGAAGCAACGTCTTCGACCCCTTCTCTCTGGACATCTGGGACCCTTTCGAGGGCTTCGGCGCTCTGGCCAACATCCCCTCATCCGCCCGTGAAACCACCGCCATCGCCAACACGCGCATCGACTGGAAGGAGACCCCGGAGGCCCACATCTTCAAGGCGGATCTCCCGGGGATAAAAAAGGAGGAGGTGAAAGTGGAGGTGGAGGACGGGAGAGTCCTGCAAATCAGCGGCGAGAGGAGCCGGGAGCAGGAGGAGAAGAACGACAAGTGGCACAGGGTGGAGAGGAGCAGCGGCAGGTTTATGAGGAGGTTCAGGCTGCCGGAGAACGCGAAACTTGATCAGGTGAAGGCGGCGATTGAGAATGGGGTGCTGACTGTGACTGTGCCgaaagaggaggagaagaagccTGAGGTCAAGGCCATTGACATTTCCGGTTAA
- the LOC103417893 gene encoding 18.5 kDa class I heat shock protein-like — protein MALSLFGGRRNNVFDPFSLDIWDPFESFGPLANFPSSARETTAIANTRIDWKETPEAHIFKADLPGIKKEEVKVEVEDGRVLQISGERSREQEEKNDTWHRVERSSGKFMRRFRLPENAKLDQVKAAMENGVLTVTVPKEVKRPDVKAIDISG, from the coding sequence ATGGCTCTCAGTCTCTTTGGCGGACGACGAAACAACGTCTTCGACCCTTTCTCTTTGGACATCTGGGACCCATTCGAGAGCTTCGGCCCTCTGGCCAACTTCCCCTCCTCCGCCCGTGAAACCACCGCCATCGCCAACACCCGCATCGACTGGAAGGAGACCCCGGAGGCTCACATCTTCAAGGCGGACCTGCCGGGGATCAAAAAGGAAGAGGTGAAAGTGGAGGTGGAGGACGGGAGGGTGCTGCAGATCAGCGGGGAGAGGAGCCGAGAGCAGGAGGAGAAGAACGACACGTGGCACAGGGTGGAGAGGAGCAGCGGCAAGTTTATGAGGAGGTTCAGGCTGCCAGAGAACGCGAAGCTTGATCAGGTGAAGGCGGCGATGGAGAACGGGGTGCTGACTGTTACTGTGCCGAAAGAGGTGAAGAGGCCTGATGTCAAGGCCATTGACATCTCCGGCTAA